From Haliaeetus albicilla chromosome 31, bHalAlb1.1, whole genome shotgun sequence, one genomic window encodes:
- the LOC138683096 gene encoding keratin-associated protein 10-1-like, translating into PVCPSVSQCVPMCPSVSQCAPVCPQCVPSVPKGLPSVPSVSQAFPVCPSVSQCVPSVPKGLPSVSQCVPVCPSVSPRAFPVCPSVSQCVPKGLPSVSQCVPVCPSVSPCVPVCPQGPSQCVPVCPSVPQCVPMCPNVCVPVCPSVSPRAFPVCPSVSQCAPVVPGVSQCVPKGLPSVSQCVPVCPQ; encoded by the exons ccagtgtgtcccagtgtgtcccagtgtgtcccca tgtgtcccagtgtgtcccagtgtgccccagtgtgtccccagtgtgtccccagtgtccccaagggccttcccagtgtccccagtgtgtccca GGCcttcccagtgtgtcccagtgtgtcccagtgtgtccccagtgtccccaagggccttcccagtgtgtcccagtgtgtcccagtgtgtcccagtgtgtccccaagGGCcttcccagtgtgtcccagtgtgtcccagtgtgtccccaagGGCcttcccagtgtgtcccagtgtgtcccagtgtgccccagtgtgtcccca tgtgtcccagtgtgtccccaagGGCcttcccagtgtgtcccagtgtgtcccagtgtgccccagtgtgtcccca tgtgtcccaatgtg tgtgtcccagtgtgtcccagtgtgtccccaagGGCcttcccagtgtgtcccagtgtgtcccagtgtgccccagt TGTCCCCggtgtgtcccagtgtgtccccaagGGCcttcccagtgtgtcccagtgtgtcccagtgtgtccccag